From Ictidomys tridecemlineatus isolate mIctTri1 chromosome 2, mIctTri1.hap1, whole genome shotgun sequence, the proteins below share one genomic window:
- the LOC101977193 gene encoding 4-hydroxyphenylpyruvate dioxygenase isoform X3, whose amino-acid sequence MRKPWTWSPPPEKKRRNSYRLGSCIQTTYTDKGAKPERGRFLHFHSVTFWVGNAKQAASFYCSKMGFEPLAYRGLETGFREVVSHVVKQGKIVFVFSSALNPWNKEMGDHLVKHGDGVKDVAFEVEDCDYIVQKARERGAKVVREPWVEEDKFGKVKFAVLQTFGDTTHTLVDKTNYTGWFLPGFEAPLLKDSLLPKLYLRNLQFHRFWSVDDTQVHTEYSSLRSIVVTNYEETIKMPINEPAMGMKKSSIQEYVDYNGGAGVQHVGLKTQDIITTIRNLQERGMEFLTVPSSYYKQLRENLKTAKIRVKESIDMLEELQILMDYDEKGYILQIFTRPMQDRPTLFLEVIQRHNHQGFGAGNFNSLFKALEDAQELRGNLTNL is encoded by the exons aCGACCTATACTGACAAAGGAGCAAAG CCTGAGAGAGGCCGATTCCTTCACTTCCACTCTGTGACCTTCTGGGTTGGCAATGCCAAGCAG GCTGCCTCCTTCTACTGCAGCAAGATGGGCTTCGAGCCACTAGCCTACAGGGGCCTGGAGACGGGCTTCCGAGAGGTGGTGAGCCATGTGGTCAAGCAAGGAAAG ATTGTGTTTGTCTTCTCCTCTGCACTCAACCCCTGGAACAAAG AGATGGGCGACCACCTGGTGAAACACGGGGATGGCGTGAAGGACGTGGCTTTCGAGGTGGAAGACTGTGACTACATTGTTCAG AAAGCCCGAGAACGGGGGGCCAAGGTAGTGcgggagccctgggtggaggaAGACAAGTTTGGGAAGGTGAAGTTTGCTGTGCTGCAGACG TTTGGGGACACCACCCACACTCTGGTAGATAAGACGAACTACACCGGCTGGTTCCTGCCTGGATTCGAGGCCCCCCTGCTCAAGGACTCCCTGCTTCCCAAGCT GTACCTGAGGAACCTACAGTTCCACCGCTTCTGGTCTGTGGATGACACACAAGTGCACACAGAGTACAGCTCTTTGCGCTCCATTGTGGTGACCAACTATGAGGAGACCATCAAGATGCCCATTAATGAGCCCGCAATGGGCATGAAGAAGTCCTCCATCCAG GAATATGTGGACTATAATGGGGGAGCTGGAGTCCAGCACGTCGGTCTCAAGACCCAGGACATCATCACAACG ATTCGCAACTTGCAAGAGAGAGGCATGGAGTTCCTGACTGTACCATCGTCCTACTACAAGCAACTTCGGGAGAATCTCAAGACAGCCAAGATCCGGGTGAAGGAGAGCATTGACATGCTGGAG GAGCTGCAAATCCTGATGGATTATGACGAGAAAGGCTACATCCTTCAGATCTTCACCAGACCCATGCAGGACAGGCCTACACTCTTCCTGGAAGTCATCCAGCGCCACAATCATCAG GGTTTTGGAGCTGGCAACTTCAACTCGCTGTTCAAGGCATTGGAGGATGCGCAGGAGCTCCGAGGCAACCTCACCAATTTGTAG
- the LOC101977193 gene encoding 4-hydroxyphenylpyruvate dioxygenase isoform X1, whose translation MRKPWTWSPPPEKKRRNSYRLGSCIQTTYTDKGAKPERGRFLHFHSVTFWVGNAKQAASFYCSKMGFEPLAYRGLETGFREVVSHVVKQGKIVFVFSSALNPWNKEMGDHLVKHGDGVKDVAFEVEDCDYIVQKARERGAKVVREPWVEEDKFGKVKFAVLQTFGDTTHTLVDKTNYTGWFLPGFEAPLLKDSLLPKLPKCGLEIIDHVVGNLLDHEMLSASEWYLRNLQFHRFWSVDDTQVHTEYSSLRSIVVTNYEETIKMPINEPAMGMKKSSIQEYVDYNGGAGVQHVGLKTQDIITTIRNLQERGMEFLTVPSSYYKQLRENLKTAKIRVKESIDMLEELQILMDYDEKGYILQIFTRPMQDRPTLFLEVIQRHNHQGFGAGNFNSLFKALEDAQELRGNLTNL comes from the exons aCGACCTATACTGACAAAGGAGCAAAG CCTGAGAGAGGCCGATTCCTTCACTTCCACTCTGTGACCTTCTGGGTTGGCAATGCCAAGCAG GCTGCCTCCTTCTACTGCAGCAAGATGGGCTTCGAGCCACTAGCCTACAGGGGCCTGGAGACGGGCTTCCGAGAGGTGGTGAGCCATGTGGTCAAGCAAGGAAAG ATTGTGTTTGTCTTCTCCTCTGCACTCAACCCCTGGAACAAAG AGATGGGCGACCACCTGGTGAAACACGGGGATGGCGTGAAGGACGTGGCTTTCGAGGTGGAAGACTGTGACTACATTGTTCAG AAAGCCCGAGAACGGGGGGCCAAGGTAGTGcgggagccctgggtggaggaAGACAAGTTTGGGAAGGTGAAGTTTGCTGTGCTGCAGACG TTTGGGGACACCACCCACACTCTGGTAGATAAGACGAACTACACCGGCTGGTTCCTGCCTGGATTCGAGGCCCCCCTGCTCAAGGACTCCCTGCTTCCCAAGCT GCCCAAGTGTGGTCTCGAGATCATCGATCATGTGGTCGGAAATCTGCTTGATCATGAGATGTTGTCTGCCTCAGAATG GTACCTGAGGAACCTACAGTTCCACCGCTTCTGGTCTGTGGATGACACACAAGTGCACACAGAGTACAGCTCTTTGCGCTCCATTGTGGTGACCAACTATGAGGAGACCATCAAGATGCCCATTAATGAGCCCGCAATGGGCATGAAGAAGTCCTCCATCCAG GAATATGTGGACTATAATGGGGGAGCTGGAGTCCAGCACGTCGGTCTCAAGACCCAGGACATCATCACAACG ATTCGCAACTTGCAAGAGAGAGGCATGGAGTTCCTGACTGTACCATCGTCCTACTACAAGCAACTTCGGGAGAATCTCAAGACAGCCAAGATCCGGGTGAAGGAGAGCATTGACATGCTGGAG GAGCTGCAAATCCTGATGGATTATGACGAGAAAGGCTACATCCTTCAGATCTTCACCAGACCCATGCAGGACAGGCCTACACTCTTCCTGGAAGTCATCCAGCGCCACAATCATCAG GGTTTTGGAGCTGGCAACTTCAACTCGCTGTTCAAGGCATTGGAGGATGCGCAGGAGCTCCGAGGCAACCTCACCAATTTGTAG
- the LOC101977193 gene encoding 4-hydroxyphenylpyruvate dioxygenase isoform X4 → MRKPWTWSPPPEKKRRNSYRLGSCIQTTYTDKGAKPERGRFLHFHSVTFWVGNAKQAASFYCSKMGFEPLAYRGLETGFREVVSHVVKQGKKARERGAKVVREPWVEEDKFGKVKFAVLQTFGDTTHTLVDKTNYTGWFLPGFEAPLLKDSLLPKLPKCGLEIIDHVVGNLLDHEMLSASEWYLRNLQFHRFWSVDDTQVHTEYSSLRSIVVTNYEETIKMPINEPAMGMKKSSIQEYVDYNGGAGVQHVGLKTQDIITTIRNLQERGMEFLTVPSSYYKQLRENLKTAKIRVKESIDMLEELQILMDYDEKGYILQIFTRPMQDRPTLFLEVIQRHNHQGFGAGNFNSLFKALEDAQELRGNLTNL, encoded by the exons aCGACCTATACTGACAAAGGAGCAAAG CCTGAGAGAGGCCGATTCCTTCACTTCCACTCTGTGACCTTCTGGGTTGGCAATGCCAAGCAG GCTGCCTCCTTCTACTGCAGCAAGATGGGCTTCGAGCCACTAGCCTACAGGGGCCTGGAGACGGGCTTCCGAGAGGTGGTGAGCCATGTGGTCAAGCAAGGAAAG AAAGCCCGAGAACGGGGGGCCAAGGTAGTGcgggagccctgggtggaggaAGACAAGTTTGGGAAGGTGAAGTTTGCTGTGCTGCAGACG TTTGGGGACACCACCCACACTCTGGTAGATAAGACGAACTACACCGGCTGGTTCCTGCCTGGATTCGAGGCCCCCCTGCTCAAGGACTCCCTGCTTCCCAAGCT GCCCAAGTGTGGTCTCGAGATCATCGATCATGTGGTCGGAAATCTGCTTGATCATGAGATGTTGTCTGCCTCAGAATG GTACCTGAGGAACCTACAGTTCCACCGCTTCTGGTCTGTGGATGACACACAAGTGCACACAGAGTACAGCTCTTTGCGCTCCATTGTGGTGACCAACTATGAGGAGACCATCAAGATGCCCATTAATGAGCCCGCAATGGGCATGAAGAAGTCCTCCATCCAG GAATATGTGGACTATAATGGGGGAGCTGGAGTCCAGCACGTCGGTCTCAAGACCCAGGACATCATCACAACG ATTCGCAACTTGCAAGAGAGAGGCATGGAGTTCCTGACTGTACCATCGTCCTACTACAAGCAACTTCGGGAGAATCTCAAGACAGCCAAGATCCGGGTGAAGGAGAGCATTGACATGCTGGAG GAGCTGCAAATCCTGATGGATTATGACGAGAAAGGCTACATCCTTCAGATCTTCACCAGACCCATGCAGGACAGGCCTACACTCTTCCTGGAAGTCATCCAGCGCCACAATCATCAG GGTTTTGGAGCTGGCAACTTCAACTCGCTGTTCAAGGCATTGGAGGATGCGCAGGAGCTCCGAGGCAACCTCACCAATTTGTAG
- the LOC101977193 gene encoding 4-hydroxyphenylpyruvate dioxygenase isoform X2 → MTTYTDKGAKPERGRFLHFHSVTFWVGNAKQAASFYCSKMGFEPLAYRGLETGFREVVSHVVKQGKIVFVFSSALNPWNKEMGDHLVKHGDGVKDVAFEVEDCDYIVQKARERGAKVVREPWVEEDKFGKVKFAVLQTFGDTTHTLVDKTNYTGWFLPGFEAPLLKDSLLPKLPKCGLEIIDHVVGNLLDHEMLSASEWYLRNLQFHRFWSVDDTQVHTEYSSLRSIVVTNYEETIKMPINEPAMGMKKSSIQEYVDYNGGAGVQHVGLKTQDIITTIRNLQERGMEFLTVPSSYYKQLRENLKTAKIRVKESIDMLEELQILMDYDEKGYILQIFTRPMQDRPTLFLEVIQRHNHQGFGAGNFNSLFKALEDAQELRGNLTNL, encoded by the exons ATG aCGACCTATACTGACAAAGGAGCAAAG CCTGAGAGAGGCCGATTCCTTCACTTCCACTCTGTGACCTTCTGGGTTGGCAATGCCAAGCAG GCTGCCTCCTTCTACTGCAGCAAGATGGGCTTCGAGCCACTAGCCTACAGGGGCCTGGAGACGGGCTTCCGAGAGGTGGTGAGCCATGTGGTCAAGCAAGGAAAG ATTGTGTTTGTCTTCTCCTCTGCACTCAACCCCTGGAACAAAG AGATGGGCGACCACCTGGTGAAACACGGGGATGGCGTGAAGGACGTGGCTTTCGAGGTGGAAGACTGTGACTACATTGTTCAG AAAGCCCGAGAACGGGGGGCCAAGGTAGTGcgggagccctgggtggaggaAGACAAGTTTGGGAAGGTGAAGTTTGCTGTGCTGCAGACG TTTGGGGACACCACCCACACTCTGGTAGATAAGACGAACTACACCGGCTGGTTCCTGCCTGGATTCGAGGCCCCCCTGCTCAAGGACTCCCTGCTTCCCAAGCT GCCCAAGTGTGGTCTCGAGATCATCGATCATGTGGTCGGAAATCTGCTTGATCATGAGATGTTGTCTGCCTCAGAATG GTACCTGAGGAACCTACAGTTCCACCGCTTCTGGTCTGTGGATGACACACAAGTGCACACAGAGTACAGCTCTTTGCGCTCCATTGTGGTGACCAACTATGAGGAGACCATCAAGATGCCCATTAATGAGCCCGCAATGGGCATGAAGAAGTCCTCCATCCAG GAATATGTGGACTATAATGGGGGAGCTGGAGTCCAGCACGTCGGTCTCAAGACCCAGGACATCATCACAACG ATTCGCAACTTGCAAGAGAGAGGCATGGAGTTCCTGACTGTACCATCGTCCTACTACAAGCAACTTCGGGAGAATCTCAAGACAGCCAAGATCCGGGTGAAGGAGAGCATTGACATGCTGGAG GAGCTGCAAATCCTGATGGATTATGACGAGAAAGGCTACATCCTTCAGATCTTCACCAGACCCATGCAGGACAGGCCTACACTCTTCCTGGAAGTCATCCAGCGCCACAATCATCAG GGTTTTGGAGCTGGCAACTTCAACTCGCTGTTCAAGGCATTGGAGGATGCGCAGGAGCTCCGAGGCAACCTCACCAATTTGTAG